The Vespa velutina chromosome 2, iVesVel2.1, whole genome shotgun sequence sequence ctttatttcaattttgacatttaatttctatcatttGCGCGCGTGTAAATTCGTTTGATTGactgattgattgattgattgattgattgattgattggttggttgttcgtttattttttctattcgatcaTTCCAATTTAAATTCTCAGATATTATGCAATCGtttggaatttatttttattattttatgtatataacgtgTATATTATCGgcatattacgtatatatatatatgtatattagtttttttattgacatagaaataatttttattatttttcaaacgaatctttttatttgttgttatcgttattatcgatttaatttttctttttttttttttttttaatctgaattttttatgttattattatggaaacgtttagattttatttttataattttatgtgtattacgtgtgtgtatattataatatttttttttcgacgtagaaataatttttaatatcccgTAAACAAATCCTTTCATTGtccttgttattgttattgtttaattgtattatttaattattacgcaatcgtttgaatattaattatacaattttatataaataacatatgcctatgtatattcgtttatattatatatttcttgacGTGTATAtctatcgaaataattattactacgaattattaaacaaatttttttgataaaacatGAAGATCCTTTAtcgaactttttttatttctataataattatcattgaaattaaaaaaaaaaaaaaaaaaaagaaaaaaaaaaagatgaatttcaatcgtttatttatattcttcgataatacttaccttaattttttattattttttatttatttatttattcatgtaatttttattatgtacatattgagtatcatttctttaataatgcacataaacacacacacacaagcatAGACACACAGGCACACATTAATCAGTTTcatattaataagattaaaactACTGCATATTATGtaaggaataatttttatttgaaataaataatcgcaATTATCTCACTTACAAACAATTAGAATTAGCATAAGTCTCGTATATAAGCGTCTTTGGAATAAAGGCACTTCGACATAGCAAaagattcgtttatttttattattatttaataatatatgtatatatatatatacacacatatatatatatacacacatacatatatatatgtatatatacatatatacatacatacatatatgtataatataatatttatcaaaccGTAAACAATACAAACATAAATCGTAATAgactacatatataatatattctatagatattttgaaaatatataaatttaatgtgATGTAATAATGATCtcattgtataaaaatacctttttctccattatatatatatatatatatatatatagtaaatattaaattttgtacaatatacacaatccaatatatatatatacatatattggatataagaaaatatataaattttggtTAAAACTTATTGATGTTTTATTGAAATGATTTCAGCTGATCCCAACGTAAGTGTCCTCGGCATGCGTTTCGCGAAGCTCCTGTGTGtgtgacagagagaaagaaaaaaaaaagaaaaaagagtataataaaatataataaaagcaataaaaataacaataacaaataaaacgagataaaCAGATTCGGGCTCCAAGTGATCTTAATGATCGAACTTTGGACTCGCGTAGTTACATTCGCGatctatgaatgaaaaaaagaaaaaataaagaaaatgaaaaaaaaaaaaagaaaaataaagcaaaataaataaacgattttttAGAGTCGCATTATTTAACAGAACAATCTTGAGCCGACggtctatataaaaatacgagGGGCAGGGGGTGAGagcgaagaaaaggaaagaaaaaaaagataaagaaaattaaaaaaagaaatgataataataataataataaataaataaataaacgattttttAGAGTCATATTTTTTAGTAGAACACTCTATTAGAGGGTTCTACTAAGAAATGTTCCGTGTAAAGAAGAccggggaaaaaagaaaaaagaagacatagagagagagagagagagagagagagagagagagagagagaaaagaagaaaggggaaaacaaaaaattactttccaacataataataataataataataataataataataataataataataataataataataaataataatgataatacgaaCGTGAAGCATTTGATAATGGCCAGTCTTGATGTTATCATTCAATTGATTGTCATTATCCTTCGTTTGATTGTGATTTAAGATATTGACGACGTTCTCAACGTTGTTTTCCAATGGCCCTAATGTCCAACTACCCTCGCCGTCAAATCGTAACAATAATTTGTGATATTTCGATAGTGATGACAATCGATGGGTTATTGTTAACAACGTTATACCACGTTTCTTAGCTGTCTCATACATTATACCTTCGGCCTCGATGCTAACAGCACTGGTACATTCGTCTAACAATGCATATTGGGGAGcatgataaaataatcttgTTATAGCCAAACGTTGTTTTTCACCGCCCGACAATGTCGAATCCCAATCACCAAGTGCATTTAATCCATCCGGTTCTCTTTCTACCAAACCTTTTAAATCAACCTCATCTaacaatttcattaattccTCGTCCGAACAATCCTCAGTTTCGGATTCGGCtggatatattatttgatccCTTAAACATCCTACAGTCATATAAGGCTTTTGcggtatataaaataacgatgGTCTACCATCTTTAACTGTATAACTTTCGTTTGGTCTAATCAATGTTCCATCGTAAACAGGCCACAATCCTGATATTATACGGAACAATGAACTTTTACCGCAACCATTCGGTCCTGTTATCAAAAGATGATCACCCGGTCGTATCTGTTGAACGACGATTATTCATTCAATTtgacaattaattttgtacttacgttatacatatatctatatatatttaattgaaccgtttattataaaaatttatttcattttgagatttttttcttttctccttttttctgtttttctttttttttcttttttttctttttctttcttttttttttctttctcttttttttgtacgttTCATTCGAcaatatcattatctttatttgtgtaataaaaaggaaaaaaagactaagtatatttatatgtgaaatacatatacatatatatatatatatatatatgtatgtatgtgtgtaggtGTGTGTgcttgtataaaaaaaaaaaaaaaaaaaaaaaaaaaaaagacaaagaaaagataattaataaataacactATCTTCCTTTGTGTAATTTGAAGATTATAAGAATGTAGGATGATAGAtggaaacaaacaaaaaaagaaaaaaaaaaaaatatttccttccgATAGATAAGTATCTATCTCGAATGACACTTCGATCAAATTACTTTCATAATAATCGGCTCAAATATGAttctcctgttttttttttgtttttttttttttcttacttactGTCATCGTTAAACTTGGTACTATGATTTCACAGTTGGGTGTTACTATTGGTACGTTTATTAGACTTATACTACCGTCGTTACTTTCTCGTACAATtcctataaaaagaaaaaagaaagaagaaaaaaagagagagaaaatttttcatcttatcgatttagtaattaattatcataataataagaaagagagagagagagagagagagagagagaaaagagaggaaatagGTGGGAAAATAATTACACGTACCTTTTATAACAGGATTACCATTCTTAAATTCTATGGCAATCTTTTCCGGATGGGATGTATTTCCATTGTTTGTTCTCGATGCACCATTAACGACAACGTTTCTTTGATACTTGCAAAGTGCAGCGTCTTTAAATACCTCAAACATTTCATTAACGCGCCCCGCATAACCAGCCAATGCTACtaattcctaaaaaaaaaaaaaaaaaatagaaaaaaaatcaacgcaTGTAAAGGTCACAATTGAAAAACACTGTATATAACGTCGGATTTTTATAAATGGGGCGAGTCCattttgtgaaaaaagaaaaaagaaaaaagaaaaaaaaaacaattagttGAAGCTAACAATCCTTATTGGAAGTTAACATagaatttatgtttttatttataaaaaaaaaaaaaaaaaaaaaaaaaaaaaaaaaggaaaaaagaacaaaagaatgGACTTGTCCCAACtttcaaaattcaatttttcatatatatatatatatatgtgtatgtgtaaatatatatatatatatatatatatatatatataaatatataaatgattatacttTATAAGACACCATAAGCCTTTCCACGGCATCCGCACCGgacattaacaaatttttggAAGTTGTCAGGTATCTCGTTCTCTCGCTCACTGCACCTTGTAATTATAATCGAAGAGATTACATTTttgttctgttcttttttttttttgttttgtttttgttttctcctctttcccccccccccccaccctctATCCCTTAAgtcatcgatattttataatacaataaatacgtacgaaacatatttaatataataaatataatttgtataaatgtaatttGAAAATGTAGATGGATACTTACCGTCGCCATCTATTTTCATTCCATTTTTCTGCGAATCATTACCAGAATTATAAAGAAGCGGCAAGGCGATTAGGACAAGTCCGGTTCCCGACCAAAGATATTTCATAAGAAATTGTTCCAACATAACGTACCACAATTTCTTAGCTAAGATTCTTCTCAAGTGAGTTACGAGAGACTTATAAGCTGTAGTGAGATAACGGTGTTCGGTTTGGTGACCTCCATAGAATGCAATCTCCTCGGCATGGGCACTGATACGTGCATGGGCTTCTCGCAAACGACCACGTCGAGTAGCTTCCTCTGCTACCAGTTGACCGAAACGAGGGGAGGCAAGACGTAATACTTGTCCGGTCAAGGTGATTACAACCAATGCTAATAATGGTCCTGTTATAATAGATGAgtaaattagagaaaaaaagaaaaaaagtaaaaaagaaaaattactatattttaaataattatatttttatcatctatatattattattatactgttATATactgttatatattataattatatattattaaagtatataaagtatatagattatatataataatattaaaattatagtacattaataatatattatataatacaaagtaTATCTATAAacttattctctttatatatatatatatatattttttttttgttgtttctctctttttttttttttttttctataataatcgtGACTCTTACCAGGTATTGTCCTAGCTCCcatattcaatgaaaatgaaatcaatGCTATTCCAACCAAAGCACAATCTAACAATGGCTTTGTTAAACTTGAATATAAATGAGCGACGGAGCTTGCTAATTCGGATAAATCATCGGTCAGTCTTTGCTCGAGACCACCTAATCTGGTATCCAGAGCTACTACTCTATAATAGGTTTGTTGACTCAGGTACATTTTGTAGGCATGTTCGACGAGACGTTCTCTGTGTtaggattgaaaaaaaaaaaaaaaaagaaagaaaaaaagacaaaaatgaataaattgaaaaaataagaaaaaacaaaaaacaatagCATCgatcaaacaaattttaatttctttttgtaatttaaagttctcttttctttctctctctctctctctctctctctctatctatctatctatctatctatttatctctctctctctttaaataatatgattatcATGAAAGTAATGTCtaagttataattttttttttcttccgaaatattttcgatacatttaaaaaatgttgagATAATATagtcgaattaatttttttctttcttttctattacagGAAAACAagatataaagtaataattttctttttttaatatcccagcgaatttttctttttttaatatcttgatccatacaattttataatttatccgtttaaacattttctaacgataataattattacgatttatttttattattattattattattattattattattattatttgtagagAACTTACCGAAAATTAAGAGCCAATCGACCCTCTAAATATCTAATGGCCGAATTAACAAATGTAGCAGGAAATGCTATGGCGAACCATCTAGCCATCATATAAATGAAACCACGAATGTCCTTCAAAACGATTCTTTTAACTATTTGTCCTTCGAGCGTGGCTACATAAACGGAGAGAAAAGTTCGTGCTAATAATGTCAATGTTGCGCAAGCCAACAGGCCAGACTCTCTCGATCTCCAACTTGGTACCATTATccttaataatgttattaattgttttaaaaatgcACGATCGAGACCAacgatcttttcctttttcatgattttatcatcattattcttttcctttatatcgatcgatttaatatcacctccgtcatcgtcgtcatcgccatcgtcgtcatcgtcataaCGATGATCCTTATCGCGATTATATCTCccatcgtttttatttttcccgcGTCTTTTCGAATCGTTCCTCGATCTATCATCTTCGTCCTTCCTTTGTTCATTCGCCGTATTTGGCCGGTGGCGGCGCTGTCGTACTTTCGCAACTAGAAAGGGATAACCAATTTTGAGGAAATAAAGAACGGTGACGACACCGGCTACACCATGAGTCAGACGTTCTTGACGGATACCGTATTTGTTCGACGTTTTGtcgattaattttgaaaatatcgacATATTTAAcgtcctttttttattcgatcctTCTGTCTTGTTtgcttgctttctctctttctctctctctctctctctctctctctctctctctctctctttcactctatctctttctctttctttctctttgtatatatatgtatatatatatagacgtatgtatatatttatctgttaGAAGAAAACAAGTAGATTTCGTGTagatctctttctattat is a genomic window containing:
- the LOC124947115 gene encoding ATP-binding cassette sub-family D member isoform X1 encodes the protein MSIFSKLIDKTSNKYGIRQERLTHGVAGVVTVLYFLKIGYPFLVAKVRQRRHRPNTANEQRKDEDDRSRNDSKRRGKNKNDGRYNRDKDHRYDDDDDGDDDDDGGDIKSIDIKEKNNDDKIMKKEKIVGLDRAFLKQLITLLRIMVPSWRSRESGLLACATLTLLARTFLSVYVATLEGQIVKRIVLKDIRGFIYMMARWFAIAFPATFVNSAIRYLEGRLALNFRERLVEHAYKMYLSQQTYYRVVALDTRLGGLEQRLTDDLSELASSVAHLYSSLTKPLLDCALVGIALISFSLNMGARTIPGPLLALVVITLTGQVLRLASPRFGQLVAEEATRRGRLREAHARISAHAEEIAFYGGHQTEHRYLTTAYKSLVTHLRRILAKKLWYVMLEQFLMKYLWSGTGLVLIALPLLYNSGNDSQKNGMKIDGDGAVSERTRYLTTSKNLLMSGADAVERLMVSYKELVALAGYAGRVNEMFEVFKDAALCKYQRNVVVNGASRTNNGNTSHPEKIAIEFKNGNPVIKGIVRESNDGSISLINVPIVTPNCEIIVPSLTMTIRPGDHLLITGPNGCGKSSLFRIISGLWPVYDGTLIRPNESYTVKDGRPSLFYIPQKPYMTVGCLRDQIIYPAESETEDCSDEELMKLLDEVDLKGLVEREPDGLNALGDWDSTLSGGEKQRLAITRLFYHAPQYALLDECTSAVSIEAEGIMYETAKKRGITLLTITHRLSSLSKYHKLLLRFDGEGSWTLGPLENNVENVVNILNHNQTKDNDNQLNDNIKTGHYQMLHVRIIIIIYYYYYYYYYYYYYYYYYYYYYYYYYYYYYYYYYYYFISSFLLIVVYIIIIIIIIIMVN
- the LOC124947115 gene encoding ATP-binding cassette sub-family D member isoform X4, which codes for MSIFSKLIDKTSNKYGIRQERLTHGVAGVVTVLYFLKIGYPFLVAKVRQRRHRPNTANEQRKDEDDRSRNDSKRRGKNKNDGRYNRDKDHRYDDDDDGDDDDDGGDIKSIDIKEKNNDDKIMKKEKIVGLDRAFLKQLITLLRIMVPSWRSRESGLLACATLTLLARTFLSVYVATLEGQIVKRIVLKDIRGFIYMMARWFAIAFPATFVNSAIRYLEGRLALNFRERLVEHAYKMYLSQQTYYRVVALDTRLGGLEQRLTDDLSELASSVAHLYSSLTKPLLDCALVGIALISFSLNMGARTIPGPLLALVVITLTGQVLRLASPRFGQLVAEEATRRGRLREAHARISAHAEEIAFYGGHQTEHRYLTTAYKSLVTHLRRILAKKLWYVMLEQFLMKYLWSGTGLVLIALPLLYNSGNDSQKNGMKIDGDGAVSERTRYLTTSKNLLMSGADAVERLMVSYKELVALAGYAGRVNEMFEVFKDAALCKYQRNVVVNGASRTNNGNTSHPEKIAIEFKNGNPVIKGIVRESNDGSISLINVPIVTPNCEIIVPSLTMTIRPGDHLLITGPNGCGKSSLFRIISGLWPVYDGTLIRPNESYTVKDGRPSLFYIPQKPYMTVGCLRDQIIYPAESETEDCSDEELMKLLDEVDLKGLVEREPDGLNALGDWDSTLSGGEKQRLAITRLFYHAPQYALLDECTSAVSIEAEGIMYETAKKRGITLLTITHRLSSLSKYHKLLLRFDGEGSWTLGPLENNVENVVNILNHNQTKDNDNQLNDNIKTGHYQMLHGLKKRQG
- the LOC124947115 gene encoding ATP-binding cassette sub-family D member isoform X3, with the translated sequence MSIFSKLIDKTSNKYGIRQERLTHGVAGVVTVLYFLKIGYPFLVAKVRQRRHRPNTANEQRKDEDDRSRNDSKRRGKNKNDGRYNRDKDHRYDDDDDGDDDDDGGDIKSIDIKEKNNDDKIMKKEKIVGLDRAFLKQLITLLRIMVPSWRSRESGLLACATLTLLARTFLSVYVATLEGQIVKRIVLKDIRGFIYMMARWFAIAFPATFVNSAIRYLEGRLALNFRERLVEHAYKMYLSQQTYYRVVALDTRLGGLEQRLTDDLSELASSVAHLYSSLTKPLLDCALVGIALISFSLNMGARTIPGPLLALVVITLTGQVLRLASPRFGQLVAEEATRRGRLREAHARISAHAEEIAFYGGHQTEHRYLTTAYKSLVTHLRRILAKKLWYVMLEQFLMKYLWSGTGLVLIALPLLYNSGNDSQKNGMKIDGDGAVSERTRYLTTSKNLLMSGADAVERLMVSYKELVALAGYAGRVNEMFEVFKDAALCKYQRNVVVNGASRTNNGNTSHPEKIAIEFKNGNPVIKGIVRESNDGSISLINVPIVTPNCEIIVPSLTMTIRPGDHLLITGPNGCGKSSLFRIISGLWPVYDGTLIRPNESYTVKDGRPSLFYIPQKPYMTVGCLRDQIIYPAESETEDCSDEELMKLLDEVDLKGLVEREPDGLNALGDWDSTLSGGEKQRLAITRLFYHAPQYALLDECTSAVSIEAEGIMYETAKKRGITLLTITHRLSSLSKYHKLLLRFDGEGSWTLGPLENNVENVVNILNHNQTKDNDNQLNDNIKTGHYQMLHELRETHAEDTYVGIS
- the LOC124947115 gene encoding ATP-binding cassette sub-family D member isoform X5 gives rise to the protein MKKEKIVGLDRAFLKQLITLLRIMVPSWRSRESGLLACATLTLLARTFLSVYVATLEGQIVKRIVLKDIRGFIYMMARWFAIAFPATFVNSAIRYLEGRLALNFRERLVEHAYKMYLSQQTYYRVVALDTRLGGLEQRLTDDLSELASSVAHLYSSLTKPLLDCALVGIALISFSLNMGARTIPGPLLALVVITLTGQVLRLASPRFGQLVAEEATRRGRLREAHARISAHAEEIAFYGGHQTEHRYLTTAYKSLVTHLRRILAKKLWYVMLEQFLMKYLWSGTGLVLIALPLLYNSGNDSQKNGMKIDGDGAVSERTRYLTTSKNLLMSGADAVERLMVSYKELVALAGYAGRVNEMFEVFKDAALCKYQRNVVVNGASRTNNGNTSHPEKIAIEFKNGNPVIKGIVRESNDGSISLINVPIVTPNCEIIVPSLTMTIRPGDHLLITGPNGCGKSSLFRIISGLWPVYDGTLIRPNESYTVKDGRPSLFYIPQKPYMTVGCLRDQIIYPAESETEDCSDEELMKLLDEVDLKGLVEREPDGLNALGDWDSTLSGGEKQRLAITRLFYHAPQYALLDECTSAVSIEAEGIMYETAKKRGITLLTITHRLSSLSKYHKLLLRFDGEGSWTLGPLENNVENVVNILNHNQTKDNDNQLNDNIKTGHYQMLHVRIIIIIYYYYYYYYYYYYYYYYYYYYYYYYYYYYYYYYYYYFISSFLLIVVYIIIIIIIIIMVN
- the LOC124947115 gene encoding ATP-binding cassette sub-family D member isoform X2 — its product is MSIFSKLIDKTSNKYGIRQERLTHGVAGVVTVLYFLKIGYPFLVAKVRQRRHRPNTANEQRKDEDDRSRNDSKRRGKNKNDGRYNRDKDHRYDDDDDGDDDDDGGDIKSIDIKEKNNDDKIMKKEKIVGLDRAFLKQLITLLRIMVPSWRSRESGLLACATLTLLARTFLSVYVATLEGQIVKRIVLKDIRGFIYMMARWFAIAFPATFVNSAIRYLEGRLALNFRERLVEHAYKMYLSQQTYYRVVALDTRLGGLEQRLTDDLSELASSVAHLYSSLTKPLLDCALVGIALISFSLNMGARTIPGPLLALVVITLTGQVLRLASPRFGQLVAEEATRRGRLREAHARISAHAEEIAFYGGHQTEHRYLTTAYKSLVTHLRRILAKKLWYVMLEQFLMKYLWSGTGLVLIALPLLYNSGNDSQKNGMKIDGDVSERTRYLTTSKNLLMSGADAVERLMVSYKELVALAGYAGRVNEMFEVFKDAALCKYQRNVVVNGASRTNNGNTSHPEKIAIEFKNGNPVIKGIVRESNDGSISLINVPIVTPNCEIIVPSLTMTIRPGDHLLITGPNGCGKSSLFRIISGLWPVYDGTLIRPNESYTVKDGRPSLFYIPQKPYMTVGCLRDQIIYPAESETEDCSDEELMKLLDEVDLKGLVEREPDGLNALGDWDSTLSGGEKQRLAITRLFYHAPQYALLDECTSAVSIEAEGIMYETAKKRGITLLTITHRLSSLSKYHKLLLRFDGEGSWTLGPLENNVENVVNILNHNQTKDNDNQLNDNIKTGHYQMLHVRIIIIIYYYYYYYYYYYYYYYYYYYYYYYYYYYYYYYYYYYFISSFLLIVVYIIIIIIIIIMVN